In Toxoplasma gondii ME49 chromosome VIII, whole genome shotgun sequence, a single genomic region encodes these proteins:
- a CDS encoding methyltransferase domain-containing protein (encoded by transcript TGME49_272720), whose protein sequence is MPPGFQPTRGAASRSAWGATPSPFAEPEEHEERKGDTSSDFSQQKMSQISSRIAASTDPPNAGLSTIAGNPASSVQTVPFDGEEAPHPQSHAFLQNTSASASSSFSSSASSSSSSSSSSDSSSSSSSSSDVLPVAVASSPRRGSVLLSRFGTPSSGRLLPGVRLLSYDPTVEGCVEAFLAECCDASRQTNPVSRHPESYQSSSSSSSPSLSPSLSSPSSSSASSSSASSSSSSSSSPSSSSSSSSVDPPSRPAPRGFGEETRQELVVSVSVGSLVGKLSGWKVNLPVALETMLEEQVDLDVMFQPWEANGQSRAGVAGDEGRAAPEGERKLSLQRLLQRLLQAKRKAYALRPSRRHYQIVDTLKGDSGGDKSDPQQRRRPQQQGRSDEEAEEGLGAGRVLRYRLVSEADLEEPDEDMVPQGAREEKVGDRIVGETDGNTAATQPAKETGNKGDREVQPAEKKEERGELISEASAVQRDSGAQEKESVNALGARTEAAKLREEHTTAKRNKRGRQPTRVEVVERIPLGARLIYRPRSDNHIRLSAESEIATLYTPRLERSLSKVPKLETQIATSSETDGASGPRSEASAGGEENTEHSSGETACLREEVIQRAWVTQDVWELPPVDWSRQESPHRPRWRLVVTEEGEVADCRTPAPTLLLAGGAWRGRGGKPSRALGQLPGGLGRKAPGVNAAEDAKQDRDAEEHIADDVDRYEETKKVYVHLEICGGALQRQLERRQRGQRNAFGALALLIFENAQVLAKWIDEINGDFGGSGGPFYFPNHMGDVVHAVQKHYNQRRLVSAGRSRIGGLRIHNNQVKRLLINKYVSMGQTVLELACGHGQDMWKYADRCIGKFVGVDVSVAEIREARRRVREGQAARHLLQQMLHPPAFHVGNLVDRRALSFLRSEQFDVVSIQLAIHYMVQTEQQAREVLGRAAAHLKEGGMVLGSTVCCGALADHLIELAFVSEAEEPPETLGADAGQGAGEGEKAIEKCDFGNEVYSVTFDLDTVDKLLQGAPGIDQNWMAARKEKIKAAAGSDPSAWKQYLFADLPVEARAAVGEHLRKRLETEFGVEYHFFLSDAIDAKEFVLPWRSFCAVAASLGLKLMLSMTFPEFLAAAAADPVSERGLKRWLERLNATSRLDKPQFEAFSLYKVFVFKKATASAEKAGAALHRASQGSTASAPSSQLSPLGVPSSTEPQVSQPSADLDAQLSGDVQSEKRLGSGRQAEQAGVYVHPSAQLAGPARGGEQVTLDGSFPADRNALLAGVPLKRKKTKRAQNLNEDL, encoded by the exons ATGCCTCCAGGGTTTCAGCCGACGAGAGGCGCCGCTTCCCGCAGCGCTTGGGGTGCAACTCCCTCCCCTTTTGCCGAACCTGAAGAgcacgaggagagaaaaggcgataCTTCTTCTGATTTTTCACAACAGAAAATGTCTCAGATTTCTTCGAGAATCGCTGCTTCAACCGACCCCCCGAACGCGGGACTCTCGACGATCGCGGGAAACCCAGCTTCAAGTGTACAGACAGTACCTttcgacggcgaggaagcccCACATCCACAGAGCCATGCCTTTCTCCAAAAcacctctgcctctgcttcttcctcgttttcttcctccgcttcttcgtcttcttcgtcttcttcttcctccgattcttcgtcttcttcgtcttcttcatctgacGTTTTGCCTGTGgctgttgcttcttctccccggcgaggctctgttcttctttctcgctttggAACGCCCAGCAGCGGACGCCTTCTTCCAGGTGTGCGGCTTCTCTCCTACGACCCCACAGTCGAAGGCTGCGTCGAGGCTTTTCTTGCCGAGTGCTGTGACGCGAGTCGACAAACCAATCCAGTGTCTAGACATCCCGAATCATATcagtcctcttcttcctcgtcctccccttctctctctccttcgttgtcttctccctcctcgtcttccgcctcctcatcttccgcctcctcatcttcgtcctcttcttcttcgccctcttcttcttcgtcctcttcttctgttgacCCTCCTTCGCGTCCAGCGCCGCGCGGCTTcggggaggagacgcggcagGAGTTGGTGGTGTCGGTGAGCGTGGGGAGTCTGGTGGGGAAGCTCTCGGGATGGAAGGTGAATCTGCCGGTGGCGCTGGAGACGATGCTGGAAGAACAAGTGGATCTCGATGTGATGTTTCAGCCGTGGGAAGCGAATGGCCAGTCTCGCGCGGGGGTggcaggcgacgaaggacGCGCGGCgccagagggagagagaaagctgTCTTTGCAGAGACTGCTCCAGCGCCTCCTGCAGGCGAAGCGCAAGGCTTATGCGCTCCGACCTTCACGGAGACACTACCAAATCGTAGACACGTTGAAAGGAGACTCGGGAGGAGACAAGTCCGATCCGCAGCAAAGGCGGCGGCCGCAGCAGCAGGGGcggagcgacgaagaagctgaggaggGACTCGGTGCAGGCCGCGTCCTCAGATACCGTCTCGTGTCAGAGGCCGATTTGGAAGAGCCGGACGAGGACATGGTCCCACAGGGTGCTCGCGAAGAGAAAGTAGGAGACCGAATTGTCGGGGAGACGGACGGAAACACCGCAGCAACACAACcagcaaaggagacaggaaacaagGGAGATCGCGAGGTGCaacctgcagagaagaaggaagagcgggGCGAGTTGATAAGCGAGGCGAGTGCTGTTCAGCGAGACAGTGGAGCtcaggagaaggagagcgtgAACGCTCTGGGCGCTCGAacggaggcggcgaagctcagagaagaacacaccactgcgaagagaaacaagcgaGGACGGCAGCCGACCCGCGTGGAAGTCGTGGAGCGAATTCCTCTCGGCGCGCGTCTGATTTATCGACCTCGAAGCGACAATCACATTCGCCTTTCAGCCGAGTCGGAGATCGCGACGCTGTACACTCCTCGGTTGGAGAGGAGTCTCTCGAAAGTCCCAAAACTCGAGACGCAGATCGCGACCTCAAGCGAGACTGACGGTGCCTCTGGGCCGCGGTCAGAGGCGTCCGCcgggggagaggagaacacCGAACACAGTTCAGGCGAGACAGCCTGCTTGCGAGAGGAAGTGATTCAGAGGGCGTGGGTGACGCAAGACGTCTGGGAGCTACCTCCCGTGGACTGGTCGCGACAGGAGAGCCCCCACCGGCCTCGATGGAGACTGGTAGTCACGGAGGAAGGTGAAGTCGCAGACTGTCGGACTCCAGCGCCGACGCTGCTGCTTGCGGGGGGCGCATGGCGCGGCCGAGGAGGAAAGCCTTCGCGAGCTCTCGGCCAGCTGCCTGGGGGGCTCGGGAGGAAGGCCCCGGGTGTGAACGCCGCTGAAGACGCGAAACAAGAccgcgacgcagaggaacaCATTGCAGACGACGTGGACCGCTATGAGGAGACCAAAaaggtgtacgtacacctggagATATGCGGCGGggcgctgcagagacagctcgaacgcagacagcgcgggcagagaaacgcgtttggAGCACTGGCGCTTCTGATCTTTGAAAATGCACAAGTTCTGGCAAAGTGGATCGACGAAATCAATGGAGACTTTGGAGGCTCCGGGGGGCCGTTCTACTTCCCGAACCACATGGGCGATGTCGTACACGCTGTACAGAAACACTACAATCAAAGAAGGCTCGTCAGTGCAGGACGATCCCGAATCGGAGGACTTCGTATTCATAACAACCAA GTGAAGCGCCTGCTGATCAACAAGTACGTCTCGATGGGCCAGACAGTCTTGGAGCTCGCATGCGGTCACGGACAGGACATGTGGAAGTACGCAGACCGCTGCATTGGGAAGTTCGTCGGCGTGGATGTGTCTGTTGCGGAAATTCGAGAGGCCCGGCGTCGTGTGCGTGAGGGACAAGCGGCGAGACATCTTCTCCAGCAAATGCTTCACCCGCCTGCGTTCCACGTGGGGAACTTGGTCGACCGACGAGCTCTCAGTTTCCTGCGCTCCGAGCAGTTCGACGTCGTCTCCATTCAGCTGGCGATACATTATATGGTCCAGACCGagcagcaggcgagagaggtaCTCGGCCGAGCAGCGGCCCACTTGAAAGAGGGTGGCATGGTTCTCGGAAGCACCGTCTGCTGCGGCGCCCTCGCAGACCATCTCATTGAACTCGCGTTCGTCTCGGAAGCCGAGGAGCCTCCCGAGACGCTCGGCGCAGACGCGGGACAAGGtgcaggcgaaggagagaaggcgatcGAGAAGTGCGACTTCGGCAACGAGGTCTACAGCGTCACCTTCGACCTCGACACCGTCGACAAACTTCTCCAAGGCGCCCCTGGAATCGACCAAAACTGGATGGCCgccaggaaagaaaaaatcAAAGCCGCAG CTGGTTCGGATCCGTCTGCGTGGAAGCAGTACTTGTTTGCGGATCTTCCAGTGGAGGCGCGCGCAGCCGTGGGCGAGCATCTGAGGAAACGGTTGGAGACAGAGTTTGGGGTCGAGTAtcacttttttctgtcggaCGCAATCGACGCGAAGGAGTTCGTCCTTCCCTGGAGGAGTTTTTGTGCAGTGGCCGCCTCACTGGGTCTGAAGCTCATGCTGAGCATGACGTTTCCGGAGTTTCtcgccgcagctgcagccgATCCGGTCTCTGAGCGGGGGCTCAAGCGTTGGCTGGAGCGCTTGAACGCGACGAGTCGCCTAGACAAGCCACAGTTCGAGGCGTTCTCTCTGTACAAAGTTTTCGTGTTCAAGAAAGCGACTGCGAGTGCAGAGAAAGCTGGTGCAGCGCTCCACAGGGCGTCGCAAGGCTCCACCGCCTCTGCGCCAAGCTCGCAGCTGTCGCCACTCGGTGTGCCCTCCTCCACAGAGCCGCAGGTCTCCCAGCCCAGTGCGGACCTGGACGCGCAGCTCTCGGGAGACGTGCAGAGCGAAAAACGTCTGGGAAGCGGGCGCCAGGCAGAGCAggctggggtgtacgtacacccgagtGCTCAGCTAGCTGGCCCGGCGCGGGGCGGGGAACAAGTGACGCTGGATGGCAGCTTCCCcgcagacagaaacgcgttGTTGGCTGGAGTGccgctgaagagaaagaaaaccaaACGCGCGCAAAACCTGAACGAAGACCTGTGA